The Trueperaceae bacterium genome includes a window with the following:
- a CDS encoding S-layer homology domain-containing protein has protein sequence MRARFTGRLLPTALLLVLATFGLTQGDVQWGRDAVRGLGEKGVDVTFPDGSFLGGGSLTGYQAAVLVDRMLSRVDAATGCPDQLVAGPDQGFGFADVPADHWARSSVERVASLGVGVAFPSGEFHGDAFLTGYQTALLLDRALDLAMEKVVCGEERLYERVDALGSRLQAVLDAMAAGEFVGPAGPPGPPGPAGPPGVACWDVDGDGQAGPGEDRDGDGVVSVRDCRGADGAPGPAGPPGPPGPPGERGPLGLPGAPGAPGEQGPPGEPGEAGPPGPPGPPGPAGEPGTACWDLDADGAPDLGEDLDADGVVGVLDCRGERGPAGPPGPQGPPGPPGPQGPPGPEGPPGPQGPPGPEGPPGPQGPQGPQGPPGDPG, from the coding sequence ATGCGTGCGAGGTTCACGGGCAGGCTCCTACCGACGGCGCTCCTCCTCGTCCTGGCCACGTTCGGCCTGACCCAGGGCGACGTCCAGTGGGGCCGCGACGCCGTGCGCGGCCTCGGCGAGAAGGGCGTCGACGTCACCTTCCCCGACGGCTCCTTCCTCGGCGGGGGCTCGCTCACGGGCTACCAGGCCGCGGTGCTCGTCGACCGCATGCTCTCCCGCGTCGACGCCGCCACCGGCTGCCCCGACCAGCTCGTGGCCGGGCCCGACCAGGGGTTCGGCTTCGCCGACGTGCCCGCGGACCACTGGGCGCGCTCCTCGGTGGAGCGCGTCGCGTCGCTCGGCGTGGGCGTCGCGTTCCCGTCGGGCGAGTTCCACGGCGACGCGTTCCTCACCGGCTACCAGACGGCGCTGCTCCTCGACAGGGCCCTGGACCTCGCGATGGAGAAGGTCGTCTGCGGCGAGGAGAGGCTGTACGAGCGCGTCGACGCGCTCGGGAGCCGACTCCAGGCCGTGCTCGACGCCATGGCCGCCGGCGAGTTCGTCGGCCCCGCGGGTCCGCCCGGCCCGCCCGGACCGGCGGGCCCTCCCGGCGTCGCGTGCTGGGACGTCGACGGCGACGGGCAGGCCGGCCCGGGCGAGGACCGGGACGGCGACGGGGTCGTGAGCGTCCGCGACTGCCGCGGTGCCGACGGGGCGCCGGGTCCCGCGGGTCCCCCGGGACCGCCGGGGCCCCCGGGCGAGCGCGGGCCGCTAGGTCTCCCGGGAGCGCCCGGAGCGCCGGGCGAGCAGGGTCCGCCAGGGGAGCCCGGCGAGGCGGGCCCGCCCGGCCCGCCCGGACCGCCCGGTCCGGCGGGCGAGCCCGGCACGGCCTGTTGGGACCTCGACGCCGACGGCGCGCCCGACCTCGGCGAGGACCTCGACGCCGACGGCGTGGTGGGCGTCCTCGACTGCCGCGGCGAACGGGGCCCGGCCGGCCCGCCCGGACCGCAAGGTCCGCCGGGCCCGCCCGGACCGCAGGGTCCGCCGGGACCAGAGGGCCCCCCTGGTCCGCAGGGTCCGCCCGGCCCCGAGGGCCCGCCGGGTCCTCAGGGACCGCAGGGTCCGCAGGGACCGCCCGGCGACCCCGGCTGA
- the dps gene encoding DNA starvation/stationary phase protection protein Dps — protein sequence MATKTGAKQEKLFATRIDLPEEERGALVALCNQMLADTFDLYSQAKQAHWNVKGTDFMQLHELFDGVAEAVLPFVDEIAERAATLGGVALGTARLASAASRLAEYPEGLVEGREHLEAVRERLAQYCGALREAIEEAERLGDPTTVDLFTEASRAADLQLYFVESHLQG from the coding sequence ATGGCGACGAAGACCGGGGCCAAGCAGGAGAAGCTCTTCGCCACGCGGATCGACCTGCCCGAGGAGGAGCGCGGCGCGCTGGTGGCGCTCTGCAACCAGATGCTGGCCGACACCTTCGACCTCTACTCGCAGGCGAAGCAGGCGCACTGGAACGTCAAGGGCACGGACTTCATGCAGCTCCACGAGCTCTTCGACGGCGTCGCCGAGGCCGTGCTCCCGTTCGTCGACGAGATCGCCGAGCGCGCCGCGACCCTGGGCGGGGTCGCGCTCGGCACCGCGCGCCTGGCGTCCGCGGCGTCGCGGCTCGCGGAGTACCCGGAAGGGCTGGTGGAGGGCCGGGAGCACCTCGAGGCGGTGCGCGAGCGCCTGGCCCAGTACTGCGGCGCGCTGCGCGAGGCGATCGAAGAGGCGGAGCGGCTCGGCGACCCGACGACCGTCGACCTCTTCACCGAGGCCTCGCGCGCGGCCGACCTGCAGCTCTACTTCGTCGAGTCGCACCTGCAGGGGTAG
- a CDS encoding bifunctional nuclease family protein, which produces MVKVELEEIAVSGDENQFLALLKSGEGEILPIAIDAMQAISIAAGRSNEKLERPLTHDLFVSVLELLGVQIARVEVTDLVDGTYYAMLILERGGVRFDVDARPSDALALAVRVKAPVYVAKHVLEQSALRDEFGGGAEA; this is translated from the coding sequence ATGGTCAAGGTGGAGCTGGAGGAGATCGCCGTCTCCGGGGACGAGAACCAGTTCCTGGCCTTGCTGAAGAGCGGGGAAGGCGAGATCCTCCCCATCGCCATCGACGCCATGCAGGCGATCTCGATCGCGGCGGGTCGCTCGAACGAGAAGCTCGAGCGCCCGCTCACCCACGACCTGTTCGTCTCGGTGCTGGAGCTGCTCGGCGTCCAGATCGCGCGCGTCGAGGTCACCGACCTCGTCGACGGCACGTACTACGCGATGCTGATCCTCGAGCGGGGCGGCGTGCGCTTCGACGTCGACGCCCGTCCGTCGGACGCGCTGGCGCTGGCGGTGCGCGTCAAGGCGCCCGTCTACGTCGCCAAGCACGTGCTGGAGCAGAGCGCGCTGCGCGACGAGTTCGGCGGCGGCGCCGAGGCCTGA
- a CDS encoding tetratricopeptide repeat protein yields the protein MSHRRLRHASLPALALAWALSAALAQGALPEEAAAALRAGQAAAAEAVATYEAHFPDQPLWREAIAQGERARSLAPDRLEPLRFLAQVYGITGWTSRTWEAWQAYLELGGTLDARARADAARAALVLGYQAFTAGAMERARELLEASHDLVPDDLTTVTYLGQARLQTGDVEGAIPLLEVAAETYPQLRPTLQRAALGAEHGLGAADAFLAAEREFARDNMAGALSLYVAAMQGDPGFVEAIKGAAEANAALGRADEARRLWERALEVDPGDAEVQAVLARLDAAAEAADVAAQAAQEAQAAAEAEAAAQAAAEAEAPPVVLAPPGAQPPGAAPGGPADEGPEDAGPPAEEPEDVEAQPPAEEPPVAEEPAEEPPVAEPPAEEPPVAEEPAEEPPAEEPPVAEEPEEPPVEEPPVAEEPEEEPPVAEEPPAEEPGEDGLAAVPPAPAPRPAPGLGGAQTLALVDATISPRPVEQGGEGAFTFLEAPAAAVGDLGAYGQGTLHVQVELLEKPTDDPVLVQLCLVPDDLITVRPACSEPSALRLEGEGVVSAAQSVAGMEGAAAIDWSQGMAQVLVVLRDAAGRPLDARYAYDEQGRPLDVAAYYPMSLRVRAALVPAGGTFTGW from the coding sequence GTGTCCCACCGTCGGCTCAGACACGCCTCGCTGCCCGCGCTGGCGCTGGCCTGGGCCCTCTCCGCGGCGCTGGCTCAGGGCGCGCTGCCCGAGGAGGCCGCCGCGGCCCTGCGCGCCGGCCAGGCGGCCGCCGCCGAGGCCGTGGCCACCTACGAGGCCCACTTCCCCGACCAGCCGCTGTGGCGCGAGGCCATCGCGCAGGGCGAGCGCGCGCGCTCGCTGGCTCCCGACCGACTCGAGCCGCTGCGGTTCCTGGCGCAGGTCTACGGGATCACGGGCTGGACGTCGCGCACCTGGGAGGCGTGGCAGGCCTACCTCGAGCTGGGCGGCACGCTCGACGCGCGCGCCCGTGCCGACGCGGCCCGCGCCGCGCTCGTCCTCGGCTACCAGGCGTTCACGGCCGGGGCCATGGAGAGGGCGCGGGAGCTGCTGGAGGCGAGCCACGACCTCGTGCCCGACGACCTGACCACGGTCACCTACCTGGGCCAGGCGCGGCTGCAGACGGGCGACGTGGAGGGCGCGATACCGCTGCTCGAGGTCGCCGCCGAGACCTACCCGCAGCTCAGGCCGACCCTGCAGAGGGCCGCCCTCGGCGCCGAGCACGGCCTCGGCGCGGCCGACGCGTTCCTGGCGGCGGAGCGCGAGTTCGCGCGGGACAACATGGCCGGCGCCCTCTCGCTCTACGTGGCTGCCATGCAGGGAGACCCGGGCTTCGTCGAGGCCATCAAGGGCGCCGCCGAGGCCAACGCCGCCCTGGGCCGCGCCGACGAGGCGCGGCGGCTGTGGGAGCGTGCGCTGGAGGTGGACCCGGGCGACGCGGAGGTGCAGGCGGTGCTGGCCAGGCTCGACGCCGCGGCCGAGGCCGCGGACGTCGCCGCCCAGGCGGCTCAGGAGGCGCAGGCCGCCGCCGAGGCGGAGGCGGCCGCGCAGGCGGCGGCCGAGGCCGAGGCGCCGCCGGTGGTGCTGGCGCCGCCGGGCGCCCAGCCGCCCGGCGCGGCTCCTGGGGGTCCGGCGGACGAGGGGCCGGAGGACGCGGGGCCGCCGGCGGAGGAGCCGGAGGACGTCGAGGCCCAGCCGCCCGCCGAGGAGCCGCCAGTGGCTGAAGAGCCCGCCGAGGAGCCGCCAGTGGCCGAGCCTCCCGCGGAGGAGCCCCCCGTGGCCGAGGAGCCCGCGGAGGAGCCGCCGGCCGAGGAACCTCCGGTCGCCGAGGAGCCGGAGGAGCCCCCGGTCGAGGAGCCGCCCGTGGCGGAGGAGCCGGAGGAGGAGCCCCCGGTCGCCGAGGAGCCTCCCGCCGAGGAGCCCGGGGAAGATGGCCTCGCCGCGGTGCCGCCCGCACCCGCGCCACGGCCCGCGCCGGGGCTGGGGGGCGCCCAGACGCTGGCCCTCGTCGACGCGACGATCAGTCCGCGGCCCGTGGAGCAGGGCGGCGAGGGGGCCTTCACGTTCCTGGAGGCGCCCGCCGCCGCGGTGGGCGACCTGGGCGCCTACGGCCAGGGCACCCTGCACGTGCAGGTCGAGCTGCTCGAGAAGCCGACCGACGACCCCGTGCTCGTGCAGCTGTGCCTGGTGCCAGACGACCTGATCACGGTGCGTCCCGCCTGCAGCGAGCCGAGCGCGCTGCGCCTCGAGGGCGAGGGCGTGGTCAGCGCCGCGCAGAGCGTGGCCGGCATGGAGGGCGCCGCGGCCATCGACTGGTCGCAGGGCATGGCCCAGGTCCTCGTCGTGCTGCGCGACGCAGCCGGACGCCCGCTCGACGCCCGCTACGCCTACGACGAGCAGGGACGCCCGCTCGACGTCGCCGCCTACTACCCGATGAGCCTACGCGTGCGCGCCGCGCTGGTACCGGCGGGCGGCACGTTCACCGGCTGGTGA
- a CDS encoding UDP-glucose/GDP-mannose dehydrogenase family protein: protein MNVTIIGTGYVGLTTGTALAYLGHRVTCVDKQERVVEALGRGEPTIHEAGLAELLQAVSGSISFRTDIPPLAGTGVVMIAVGTPSKENGDADMRYVDAAAKDVADLIQEGARLVVVNKSTVPVGSARHVEGIIKRCLEARGVTAAVHVASNPEFLAEGKAVHDTFYPDRIVIGAEDPFAVGLLRELYQPILEQTFDPPPGTPRPERYELPPLITTSATSAELTKYAANAFLATKISFINEFSQLAEMVGADITEVARAIGLDQRIGPRFLHAGIGWGGSCFGKDTAAVLALAASYDYTMPIVRSAIEVNRRQRQFIVEKLQHHLKVLRGTTIGLLGLAFKGNTDDLRDSPALTLIEQLADRGAIVKVYDPVAMDNARRLHPDLPVEYCRDPECLAVGCDALVLVTDWPQFRQLDLAALKRRMRGTLLLDARNYLQPHAVRAAGLDYVGVGR, encoded by the coding sequence GTGAACGTAACGATCATCGGCACCGGCTACGTCGGCCTGACCACCGGGACCGCGCTCGCCTACCTCGGCCACAGGGTCACCTGCGTCGACAAGCAGGAGCGCGTCGTGGAGGCCCTCGGCCGCGGCGAGCCCACGATCCACGAGGCCGGCCTCGCCGAGCTGCTGCAGGCCGTGAGCGGCAGCATCTCGTTCCGGACCGACATCCCGCCCCTGGCCGGCACGGGCGTCGTGATGATCGCCGTGGGCACGCCGTCGAAGGAGAACGGCGACGCCGACATGAGGTACGTCGACGCCGCCGCCAAGGACGTCGCCGACCTGATCCAGGAGGGCGCGCGGCTGGTGGTGGTGAACAAGTCCACCGTGCCCGTGGGCAGCGCCCGCCACGTCGAGGGCATCATCAAGCGGTGCCTGGAGGCGCGCGGGGTGACGGCCGCGGTGCACGTGGCGTCGAACCCCGAGTTCCTGGCCGAGGGCAAGGCGGTCCACGACACGTTCTACCCGGACCGCATCGTCATCGGCGCCGAGGACCCGTTCGCCGTCGGCCTGCTCCGCGAGCTGTACCAACCGATCCTCGAGCAGACGTTCGACCCGCCGCCGGGCACGCCGCGGCCCGAGCGCTACGAGCTGCCGCCGCTGATCACGACGTCGGCCACCAGCGCCGAGCTCACCAAGTACGCGGCCAACGCGTTCCTCGCCACGAAGATCAGCTTCATCAACGAGTTCTCCCAGCTCGCCGAGATGGTCGGCGCCGACATCACCGAGGTCGCCCGCGCCATCGGCCTCGACCAGCGCATCGGCCCGCGGTTCCTCCACGCCGGGATCGGCTGGGGCGGCTCCTGCTTCGGCAAGGACACGGCCGCCGTGCTCGCCCTGGCCGCGAGCTACGACTACACGATGCCCATCGTCCGCTCGGCGATCGAGGTCAACCGGCGACAGCGCCAGTTCATCGTCGAGAAGCTGCAGCACCACCTCAAGGTCCTGCGCGGCACGACGATCGGCCTCCTGGGGCTCGCCTTCAAGGGCAACACCGACGACCTGCGCGACTCGCCCGCGCTCACGCTGATCGAGCAGCTCGCCGACCGCGGCGCCATCGTCAAGGTCTACGACCCCGTGGCGATGGACAACGCCAGGCGCCTCCACCCGGACCTGCCCGTCGAGTACTGCCGCGACCCCGAGTGCCTGGCCGTGGGCTGCGACGCGCTCGTCCTCGTCACCGACTGGCCGCAGTTCAGGCAGCTCGACCTCGCCGCCCTGAAGCGGCGCATGCGCGGGACGCTCCTCCTCGACGCGCGCAACTACCTCCAGCCGCACGCCGTGAGGGCTGCCGGCCTCGACTACGTGGGCGTGGGTCGCTGA
- a CDS encoding S-layer homology domain-containing protein yields the protein MTAALAALALLAIGSSQDGGGPDWGREALGQLGEAGFDLGFPDGSFLGEGAVTGYQAAVLVDRLLARADAATGCTDAMAGLPDTGFAFSDVPEDHWAAGAAARVAALGVQEAFPDGRLNGDEFLTGFQTAALIAGAVSAIDAKVGCGEASVADRLGEMSAEVQSVRAAIAEGALQGPPGPPGPQGETGPPGPPGPPGPPGEAGAEGPPGPEGPAGPPGPPGPAGEPGPPGPVGPAGPEGPVGPAGAPGEVGAAGPPGPPGPQGEAGPPGPAGPPGPPGADGRDGLACWDSDGDGLPSEGEDVDLDGVVGASDCVGPPGPPGPQGDEGPMGPPGPPGPAGEMGPPGPPGAPGAQGEQGPPGPQGEQGPPGPQGDPGPMGPPGPQGEAGPPGPAGPEGPPGPKGDQGEEGPQGEEGPPGPRGPEGPPGPKGDKGDPGEDGEPGPPGPKGDQGEAGPEGPPGPPGPPGPQGEPGVCECPEALSQPGATVASAPAPGHADAFAVIGTVQAACAAGGLPPGVDYVIEPLPSLELTARGPGGG from the coding sequence TTGACGGCCGCCTTGGCCGCCCTAGCGCTGCTGGCCATCGGCTCGAGCCAGGACGGTGGCGGGCCCGACTGGGGTCGCGAGGCGCTGGGGCAGCTGGGCGAGGCCGGTTTCGACCTCGGCTTCCCCGACGGCTCGTTCCTGGGCGAGGGCGCCGTGACCGGCTACCAGGCGGCGGTGCTCGTCGACAGGCTGCTGGCGCGCGCCGACGCGGCCACCGGCTGCACCGACGCCATGGCCGGGCTACCCGACACCGGTTTCGCGTTCAGCGACGTGCCGGAGGACCATTGGGCGGCCGGCGCCGCGGCGCGCGTGGCGGCGCTGGGCGTGCAGGAGGCGTTCCCCGACGGGCGCCTGAACGGTGACGAGTTCCTCACGGGCTTCCAGACGGCGGCGCTGATCGCCGGCGCGGTGTCGGCGATCGACGCCAAGGTCGGGTGCGGCGAGGCGAGCGTCGCCGACCGTCTCGGCGAGATGAGCGCCGAGGTCCAGTCGGTGCGGGCGGCCATCGCCGAGGGAGCGCTGCAGGGGCCTCCCGGGCCGCCGGGGCCTCAGGGCGAGACGGGCCCGCCCGGGCCTCCGGGACCGCCAGGCCCGCCCGGGGAGGCTGGCGCCGAGGGTCCCCCCGGGCCCGAGGGTCCCGCGGGACCTCCGGGTCCTCCTGGCCCGGCGGGAGAGCCCGGTCCCCCGGGCCCCGTCGGTCCTGCCGGGCCCGAGGGCCCAGTCGGCCCGGCGGGCGCGCCGGGCGAGGTGGGCGCCGCGGGTCCGCCCGGACCGCCCGGGCCTCAGGGCGAGGCGGGCCCGCCCGGTCCCGCCGGGCCGCCGGGGCCTCCCGGCGCCGACGGACGCGACGGGCTGGCGTGCTGGGACAGCGACGGCGACGGCCTGCCCAGCGAGGGCGAGGACGTCGACCTCGACGGGGTCGTCGGGGCGAGCGACTGCGTCGGTCCGCCAGGACCCCCCGGGCCGCAGGGCGATGAGGGACCCATGGGCCCGCCCGGACCGCCGGGGCCCGCGGGCGAGATGGGCCCGCCGGGTCCTCCCGGAGCGCCGGGGGCGCAGGGCGAGCAGGGCCCGCCCGGTCCGCAGGGCGAGCAGGGTCCGCCGGGCCCGCAGGGCGACCCGGGCCCGATGGGCCCTCCGGGTCCGCAGGGCGAGGCAGGTCCGCCTGGTCCGGCGGGGCCCGAGGGACCGCCCGGTCCCAAGGGCGACCAGGGCGAGGAGGGTCCGCAGGGCGAGGAGGGTCCGCCGGGTCCGCGTGGTCCCGAAGGCCCGCCAGGTCCCAAGGGCGACAAGGGAGACCCGGGCGAGGACGGTGAGCCTGGCCCGCCGGGACCCAAGGGCGACCAGGGCGAGGCGGGCCCCGAGGGTCCGCCCGGTCCGCCCGGTCCTCCCGGACCGCAGGGCGAGCCGGGCGTGTGCGAGTGCCCCGAGGCCCTGAGCCAGCCGGGAGCGACGGTGGCGTCTGCGCCCGCGCCGGGCCACGCCGACGCATTCGCCGTGATCGGGACGGTCCAGGCCGCCTGCGCCGCCGGCGGCCTGCCGCCGGGCGTCGACTACGTGATCGAGCCGCTGCCGAGCCTGGAGCTCACCGCGCGGGGGCCGGGCGGAGGTTAG
- a CDS encoding Ig-like domain-containing protein — protein sequence MLQRAQRPVQRLGRASAALAAALWLSSCAAPGTQPGPVTAVTVTAVPAGVVVAWSGGEGASGFVVYRAPAGEGMTELARVPGAARKHADYTAEPGVAYAYAVAAVGPGGPGEHVVQEAGPVAALPGARLTVDVDGPGTVVVEGPAGPVTCSEDCVVGFEPGSEASLAGVDGDLAFAGFGEPCPPTPECLLTVDEDISVEALFRAHVLRLSLDGDAPVSVTFSPPDDRGHDACQVRPDADCLLGFTYTAGSTLQVSVNAAPVDPDAARVLGLAGDCETSQRFCVADLGGAASVAVIAAVTPVAVPDDFAVRADSAYDVGAPGVLANDEVGGTARVELVEFAGPGQLHLGADGSFSYSPPARPPENVTFSYRVRGAHDVAGPAAEVGLALVPPPRAAPDEYATAEDADLSVPAPGVLANDAADGEVEVELVAADGHGEVDLAPDGSFVFRPGPDDVRPYGFTYRVRNELGAVSEEATVTVAVAPVNDPPSFALLQETVSARPGQAVTVEGFAHDVSPGGGEDEAGQGLRFLVNWHEGDRPPFFPAPSIDGQGTLRFTGFGTGSATFEVVLRDSGGAGGGPARSEPRYFTITLQ from the coding sequence GTGCTCCAGCGCGCGCAGCGCCCCGTCCAGCGGCTCGGCCGCGCGTCCGCGGCGCTGGCCGCGGCCCTCTGGCTGTCCTCGTGCGCCGCGCCCGGCACCCAGCCCGGGCCGGTCACCGCGGTCACCGTCACCGCCGTGCCGGCGGGGGTCGTGGTCGCGTGGTCGGGGGGCGAGGGCGCTTCCGGGTTCGTCGTCTACCGCGCCCCCGCCGGCGAGGGGATGACCGAGCTCGCGCGCGTGCCCGGAGCCGCCAGGAAGCACGCCGACTACACCGCCGAGCCCGGCGTCGCCTACGCCTACGCGGTCGCCGCCGTCGGCCCGGGCGGCCCCGGCGAGCACGTGGTCCAGGAGGCCGGTCCCGTCGCCGCGCTGCCCGGCGCGCGCCTGACCGTGGACGTCGACGGGCCCGGCACGGTCGTTGTCGAGGGGCCGGCCGGACCCGTCACCTGCAGCGAGGACTGCGTGGTGGGCTTCGAGCCGGGGTCCGAGGCCTCCCTGGCCGGCGTCGACGGCGACCTCGCGTTCGCCGGCTTCGGGGAGCCGTGCCCGCCGACGCCCGAGTGCCTCCTCACCGTGGATGAGGACATCAGCGTCGAGGCCCTCTTCCGCGCCCACGTGCTGCGCCTGAGCCTCGACGGCGACGCCCCCGTGAGCGTGACCTTCTCCCCTCCCGACGACAGGGGCCACGACGCCTGCCAGGTGCGCCCCGACGCCGACTGCCTCCTCGGCTTCACCTACACGGCCGGGAGCACCCTGCAGGTCAGCGTGAACGCGGCCCCGGTCGACCCTGACGCCGCCCGGGTACTCGGCCTGGCCGGGGACTGCGAGACGAGCCAGCGCTTCTGCGTCGCCGACCTCGGCGGCGCCGCGTCGGTGGCGGTGATCGCCGCCGTGACGCCGGTGGCCGTGCCGGACGACTTCGCGGTCAGGGCCGACAGCGCCTACGACGTCGGCGCGCCCGGCGTGCTGGCCAACGACGAGGTCGGCGGGACGGCTCGCGTCGAGCTCGTGGAGTTCGCGGGCCCGGGCCAGCTCCATCTCGGCGCCGACGGGTCGTTCAGCTACTCCCCGCCCGCTCGTCCGCCCGAGAACGTGACGTTCTCGTACCGGGTGCGCGGCGCCCACGACGTGGCCGGACCCGCCGCCGAGGTGGGCCTCGCGCTCGTGCCGCCTCCCCGCGCGGCGCCGGACGAGTACGCGACGGCCGAGGACGCCGACCTGAGCGTGCCCGCGCCCGGGGTGCTGGCGAACGACGCGGCGGACGGCGAGGTCGAGGTCGAGCTGGTGGCGGCCGACGGCCACGGCGAGGTCGACCTCGCCCCCGACGGCTCGTTCGTGTTCCGTCCGGGGCCCGACGACGTGAGGCCCTACGGCTTCACCTACCGCGTCAGGAACGAGCTGGGCGCCGTCAGCGAGGAGGCGACCGTGACCGTCGCCGTGGCGCCCGTCAACGACCCGCCCTCGTTCGCGCTGCTGCAGGAGACGGTGAGCGCTCGGCCCGGCCAGGCGGTGACGGTGGAGGGGTTCGCCCACGACGTCTCGCCAGGGGGCGGCGAGGACGAGGCGGGCCAGGGCCTGCGGTTCCTCGTGAACTGGCACGAGGGCGACAGGCCGCCGTTCTTCCCGGCGCCCTCGATAGACGGCCAGGGGACGCTGCGGTTCACCGGCTTCGGGACCGGGTCCGCGACGTTCGAGGTCGTGCTGCGGGACTCGGGCGGGGCGGGCGGCGGACCGGCGCGGTCGGAGCCGCGCTACTTCACGATCACGCTGCAGTAG
- the gatB gene encoding Asp-tRNA(Asn)/Glu-tRNA(Gln) amidotransferase subunit GatB, whose amino-acid sequence MFEPVVGLEVHLALRTATKLFCACPADVEGGEPNENVCPVCLGLPGTLPVVNERALDLAVTFALALGAEVAPAARFDRKHYFYPDSPKNYQISQHALPIGRGGGVRLPSGKVVRIAHCHLEEDAGRLVHPPYAPYSLVDLGRAGTPLVELVTEPDIASPEEARAFLEEVQAIARATGVSDASPEEGKMRADVNVSLRGDDGGPGTKVEVKNLNSFRNVASAVAFEARRQRRVLEAGRAVVQETRGFNEGGQRTYTLRVKEGSEDYRYLADPDLPGIDLTGRIRELAAALPELPAERAERYEGLGLRAEDARLLAYDPAAARVFDDAVLAAPGHVKALAAWLTVDVAGALASAGRSLDPETFPTEGFSKLVSLVEEGRVSGPTAKGLLGEVLAGADPEALVDARGLAQVSDEGELGDVVDEVVRANPELVARVRVNPRALNALLGEVMRATRGTAKPDLARRLLEERLLGG is encoded by the coding sequence ATGTTCGAGCCCGTGGTCGGTCTCGAGGTGCACCTGGCGCTGAGGACCGCCACCAAGCTCTTCTGCGCCTGCCCCGCCGACGTCGAGGGCGGCGAGCCCAACGAGAACGTCTGCCCCGTCTGCCTCGGCCTGCCAGGCACCCTGCCCGTCGTGAACGAGCGGGCGCTCGACCTGGCCGTCACCTTCGCGCTGGCGCTGGGCGCCGAAGTGGCCCCGGCGGCGCGGTTCGACAGGAAGCACTACTTCTACCCCGACTCCCCGAAGAACTACCAGATCAGCCAGCACGCCCTGCCCATCGGCCGCGGCGGCGGCGTGAGGCTGCCCTCTGGCAAGGTCGTGCGCATCGCGCACTGCCACCTCGAGGAGGACGCGGGGCGGCTGGTGCACCCGCCGTACGCCCCGTACTCGCTCGTCGACCTGGGACGCGCCGGCACCCCGCTCGTCGAGCTCGTCACCGAGCCGGACATCGCCTCGCCGGAGGAGGCGCGGGCGTTCCTCGAGGAGGTGCAGGCCATCGCGCGCGCCACGGGCGTCTCGGACGCCTCGCCCGAGGAGGGCAAGATGCGCGCCGACGTGAACGTCTCGCTCAGGGGCGATGACGGCGGGCCCGGCACGAAGGTCGAGGTCAAGAACCTCAACTCCTTCCGCAACGTCGCGTCCGCCGTCGCGTTCGAGGCGCGGCGGCAGCGGCGGGTGCTGGAGGCCGGCCGCGCGGTCGTGCAGGAGACGCGCGGCTTCAACGAGGGCGGCCAGCGCACCTACACGCTGCGGGTGAAGGAGGGCTCGGAGGACTACCGGTACCTCGCCGACCCCGACCTGCCCGGCATCGACCTGACGGGTCGGATACGGGAGCTCGCCGCGGCGCTGCCGGAGCTGCCGGCCGAGCGGGCGGAGCGCTACGAGGGCCTGGGCCTGCGGGCGGAGGACGCGCGCCTGCTGGCCTACGACCCGGCCGCCGCCCGGGTGTTCGACGACGCCGTCCTGGCCGCCCCCGGGCACGTCAAGGCCCTGGCGGCCTGGCTCACCGTCGACGTCGCCGGCGCCCTGGCGTCCGCGGGACGCTCCCTCGACCCGGAGACGTTCCCGACCGAGGGCTTCTCCAAGCTCGTCTCGCTCGTCGAGGAGGGGAGGGTGTCGGGACCCACGGCGAAGGGCCTGCTGGGCGAGGTCCTGGCCGGCGCCGACCCGGAGGCCCTCGTGGACGCGCGCGGCCTCGCGCAGGTGAGCGACGAGGGCGAGCTGGGCGACGTGGTCGACGAGGTCGTGAGGGCGAACCCCGAGCTCGTCGCGCGCGTCAGGGTGAACCCCAGGGCGCTCAACGCCCTGCTCGGCGAGGTGATGCGCGCCACCCGCGGCACCGCCAAGCCCGACCTCGCCCGCCGCCTGCTCGAGGAGAGGCTGCTGGGGGGATAG